From one Butyricimonas faecihominis genomic stretch:
- a CDS encoding acyltransferase, producing MKMRYIIWKIGNQFKKVFTWWCWVLNYIARFSTLSAFLSIFKIEYFTAYLWRCTGCNIGKRVCIGWDVYWDVGNAKLITIEDDVWIASRALILCHKREMSLYYKGESYKSLPHKRMPVTIKKGACVSMGAMIMPGVTIGEGAVVGAYSLVNKDVPAWTIVAGNPAKVIKEIKPRG from the coding sequence ATGAAAATGAGGTATATTATATGGAAGATAGGTAATCAATTCAAGAAAGTGTTTACGTGGTGGTGTTGGGTGCTAAATTATATAGCGAGGTTTTCTACGTTGTCTGCTTTTTTAAGTATTTTTAAAATAGAATATTTTACGGCTTATTTGTGGCGATGTACAGGTTGTAATATAGGTAAACGAGTTTGCATCGGATGGGACGTGTATTGGGATGTTGGAAATGCTAAATTAATAACGATAGAGGATGATGTTTGGATAGCGAGTCGTGCCTTGATTTTATGTCATAAGAGAGAGATGTCTTTGTATTATAAAGGAGAATCTTATAAATCGTTGCCTCATAAACGTATGCCTGTAACTATAAAAAAGGGAGCTTGCGTAAGTATGGGGGCTATGATTATGCCAGGAGTAACTATTGGTGAAGGAGCGGTTGTCGGTGCTTATTCTCTTGTGAACAAGGATGTTCCAGCATGGACTATTGTGGCAGGAAATCCTGCGAAAGTAATCAAAGAAATAAAACCAAGAGGGTGA
- a CDS encoding ATP-grasp fold amidoligase family protein, which yields MTTKTFINKAFKALMHPNLILHFILGQLAPYILNDRMYIRMKYRLNLKRKCNLDAPKIFQEKLQWIKLNDRKPIYHQMVDKIEAKKFIADKIGEEYVIPMLGMWERFEDIDFDALPDRFILKCSFDSGSYYICKDKSKLNKEEIKKHLLVNWKHDYYCYSREWPYKGLKHRILAESLIADPKELKEYKFFCFNGIPKFYQSCLDRNNAIGGAILNFFDLQGNLLEVKDAEHSRESLEIAPIPTNLNKMIELSRVLSNGTYFLRVDFYEVNGQIYVGEFTFFENGGFCYFIPEKYNSIWGDWIKLPTD from the coding sequence ATGACAACGAAAACATTCATTAATAAAGCCTTTAAAGCTTTAATGCATCCCAATTTGATTTTGCATTTCATACTTGGTCAATTAGCCCCGTATATTTTAAACGATAGAATGTACATTCGTATGAAATATAGGTTAAATTTGAAAAGGAAGTGTAATTTAGATGCTCCAAAAATATTTCAAGAAAAATTGCAATGGATAAAATTGAATGACAGAAAGCCTATCTACCATCAAATGGTTGATAAAATTGAAGCGAAAAAATTTATAGCTGATAAAATTGGTGAAGAATATGTAATTCCAATGTTGGGAATGTGGGAGCGATTTGAAGATATTGACTTTGATGCCCTTCCTGATAGATTTATACTGAAATGTTCATTTGATAGTGGGTCTTATTATATATGTAAGGATAAATCCAAGCTGAATAAAGAAGAAATTAAGAAACACTTGCTTGTAAATTGGAAACACGATTATTATTGCTATAGTAGAGAATGGCCATATAAGGGACTAAAACATAGAATTCTTGCAGAATCATTAATTGCTGATCCTAAAGAATTAAAAGAATATAAATTTTTCTGTTTTAATGGTATTCCGAAATTTTATCAAAGTTGTTTAGATAGAAATAATGCTATTGGTGGGGCAATATTGAATTTTTTTGATCTTCAAGGGAATCTGTTGGAAGTGAAAGATGCAGAACATTCCCGAGAATCATTAGAAATTGCTCCTATTCCAACTAATTTGAATAAAATGATAGAATTAAGTCGGGTCTTGTCAAATGGAACATATTTTTTGCGGGTCGATTTTTATGAAGTAAATGGACAGATTTATGTCGGAGAATTTACCTTCTTTGAAAATGGAGGATTTTGTTATTTTATTCCTGAGAAATATAATAGTATTTGGGGGGATTGGATAAAATTGCCAACGGATTGA
- a CDS encoding glycosyltransferase family 4 protein, whose translation MNCYEKILFVSPNLGSGGGGAERQIVTIACLLKNRGYEVEFLCYCDGDFYYYILEQQHIPVYWKISSSYWKRMISVRKFIRKGKYDVVISFLETPNFLNNFAAFGGKNWKVITGERSAKEEHFLSRRGKVFAWFQRFADCVVCNSENARNMWQQYYPNYTDKLFVIYNSVNLQPVTSTYYPKREGKLHILIAASYQYLKNPIGLIKAISMMSAEDKEKLVVDWYGRAEITKGDTRCYNEAVRLVQEHGLQNVIRLNFSTDHIQNKMNEADVVALFSRLEGLPNAICEGMTIGKPIVMTRVSDYDVLIDETNGLLCDWNDVESIKNVLMKVVRLDCDELLCMGDCSRQKAIELFSRERVINSWINLISDKYKVQ comes from the coding sequence ATGAATTGTTATGAAAAAATATTGTTCGTTTCACCTAACCTTGGAAGTGGGGGTGGAGGAGCAGAGAGACAGATTGTAACTATTGCATGTTTGTTGAAAAATAGGGGTTATGAGGTGGAGTTTTTATGTTATTGTGATGGTGATTTCTATTATTATATTTTAGAGCAGCAACATATACCGGTATATTGGAAAATTTCATCAAGCTATTGGAAACGAATGATTTCTGTGAGGAAGTTTATTCGTAAAGGTAAATATGATGTTGTGATTTCTTTTCTTGAAACACCGAATTTTTTAAATAATTTTGCTGCGTTTGGGGGTAAGAACTGGAAAGTGATCACGGGTGAAAGGAGTGCAAAAGAGGAGCATTTTTTGTCAAGGAGAGGAAAAGTGTTTGCATGGTTTCAACGTTTTGCTGATTGTGTCGTGTGTAATTCGGAAAATGCTAGAAATATGTGGCAACAGTATTACCCGAATTATACAGATAAACTGTTCGTTATTTATAATAGTGTAAATTTACAACCGGTAACATCAACTTATTATCCCAAGCGGGAAGGGAAACTCCATATTTTGATTGCTGCAAGTTACCAGTATTTGAAGAATCCGATAGGTTTGATAAAAGCTATATCCATGATGAGTGCAGAAGATAAAGAAAAGCTTGTTGTAGATTGGTATGGAAGAGCTGAAATAACCAAAGGTGATACTCGATGTTATAATGAAGCTGTTCGGTTGGTTCAAGAGCATGGGTTACAGAATGTAATTCGTCTTAATTTTTCAACAGATCATATTCAAAATAAAATGAACGAAGCAGATGTCGTGGCCCTATTTTCACGGTTGGAAGGATTACCAAATGCTATTTGCGAGGGAATGACAATAGGTAAACCCATAGTGATGACAAGGGTTTCGGATTATGATGTATTAATAGATGAAACGAATGGTCTTTTGTGTGATTGGAATGACGTGGAATCAATTAAGAATGTTCTAATGAAAGTCGTTCGTCTTGATTGTGATGAGTTATTGTGTATGGGGGATTGCTCAAGGCAAAAAGCAATAGAATTATTTTCACGTGAGCGAGTAATTAACTCTTGGATTAATTTAATCAGTGATAAATATAAAGTTCAGTAG
- a CDS encoding glycosyltransferase → MKKVLVLGAFGYFCNQLDGQTIKTRNVYNLLHERYAGKVWRADTLKLKKNPLLLLDLLWKLIKCNTLIIIPCLNNLTYIFPVVYYLSKIFGYEIIHICIGGWQVEYFKGDERFASHPFQLSLSKKIKAFMPEMEKVDNDLKLEFGFNNTVVLTNFREIDISIVNRNNTRTLKLVFLSRINKKKGYPTVFNFAQYVRENGLDITITFYGMVESDDKEDFMFCVSQFPDIVTYGGLLSQEIISRTLVNYDLMLFPTRYYTEGLPGTIIDAYIANLPVIATEWKHAREFIKDGETGFIVRFDNCQKEFDARIMELYNNRKKLSVMKCNAKKEALRFTETNGWQVLSKYL, encoded by the coding sequence ATGAAAAAGGTATTAGTGTTGGGAGCCTTTGGTTATTTCTGTAATCAACTTGATGGGCAAACCATAAAAACTAGAAATGTGTATAATTTGTTACACGAGCGATATGCCGGGAAAGTATGGAGGGCGGATACTCTTAAATTAAAAAAGAATCCTCTGTTATTATTGGATTTGTTGTGGAAACTTATCAAATGTAATACTCTTATTATTATTCCTTGTTTGAATAATTTAACTTATATTTTCCCTGTTGTATATTACTTGTCAAAAATTTTTGGTTATGAGATAATTCATATATGCATTGGAGGATGGCAGGTGGAGTATTTTAAAGGTGATGAACGATTTGCTTCTCATCCTTTTCAATTAAGCTTGAGTAAAAAGATAAAGGCATTTATGCCGGAGATGGAAAAGGTAGATAATGATCTAAAGTTAGAATTTGGTTTTAATAACACGGTGGTCCTTACAAATTTTAGGGAAATAGATATCTCTATTGTAAATAGGAATAACACGAGGACATTGAAGTTAGTGTTTTTATCAAGAATCAATAAAAAAAAGGGATATCCAACTGTTTTTAATTTTGCTCAATATGTTCGAGAGAACGGATTAGACATTACAATTACTTTTTATGGAATGGTTGAAAGTGACGATAAGGAAGATTTTATGTTTTGTGTAAGTCAATTTCCTGATATTGTGACTTATGGAGGCCTTTTGTCACAAGAGATAATATCTCGAACCTTAGTAAACTATGACTTGATGCTATTTCCGACAAGATACTATACGGAAGGATTGCCTGGAACAATAATTGATGCCTATATTGCGAATCTTCCTGTAATTGCAACCGAGTGGAAACATGCTCGTGAATTTATCAAGGATGGAGAAACTGGTTTTATTGTGAGATTTGATAATTGTCAAAAAGAATTTGACGCAAGAATCATGGAATTATATAACAATAGAAAGAAACTTTCAGTGATGAAATGTAATGCTAAAAAAGAAGCGTTGCGTTTTACTGAAACTAACGGTTGGCAAGTTCTTTCTAAATATCTGTAA
- a CDS encoding CapA family protein, translating to MLKILGDINFSDGFFDMGFGVGSAIKKGFDPFVKLYRKKTDFWIGNLECVCADTSDKRGVYAKQFLISPRDLVCVKHLDLYGVANNHVMQHGESAYREMLWYLGDHGVQYVGSLERKSTTFFHEGKKVGIMAFSQRPENFSQRPLYWCLPEYVEIQSELAKLADCDFRIVFVHWGNEFINYPYLDQKAFARFMVDCGADLIVGMHPHILQGYEIYHGKYIFYSLGNCVFNMAWEPTKYSIILQVDLSGDAIISYEYLKIGDDYFPEIVKDVPSGYRMEDLNKFITLSNENEIYYKQVFAYTRKYKKENRRDIATHFLKLNFKDAMVVIKDFINRRLK from the coding sequence ATGTTAAAAATTTTGGGAGATATAAATTTTTCTGATGGCTTTTTTGATATGGGATTTGGTGTTGGTTCTGCCATTAAGAAAGGTTTCGATCCATTTGTAAAATTGTATAGAAAAAAGACGGATTTTTGGATCGGTAATTTGGAATGTGTTTGTGCGGATACTTCCGATAAACGGGGGGTATATGCTAAGCAGTTTCTAATTTCTCCTAGAGACTTGGTGTGTGTGAAACATCTTGATCTTTATGGGGTTGCAAACAATCACGTGATGCAACATGGAGAAAGTGCTTATCGTGAAATGTTATGGTATTTGGGTGATCATGGTGTTCAGTATGTTGGTAGTCTAGAAAGGAAAAGTACAACTTTTTTTCATGAAGGAAAAAAAGTTGGAATAATGGCTTTTAGTCAACGTCCTGAAAATTTCTCTCAACGTCCATTATACTGGTGTTTACCAGAATACGTCGAGATCCAAAGTGAATTAGCTAAATTGGCTGATTGTGATTTTAGAATCGTTTTTGTTCATTGGGGAAATGAATTTATAAATTATCCTTATTTGGATCAAAAGGCTTTTGCCCGTTTTATGGTTGATTGTGGAGCGGATTTAATCGTGGGAATGCATCCACACATCCTTCAAGGGTATGAAATTTATCATGGTAAATATATTTTTTATTCATTAGGTAATTGTGTTTTTAATATGGCTTGGGAACCCACAAAATATTCAATTATACTTCAAGTTGATTTGTCGGGTGATGCGATAATTTCTTATGAGTATCTTAAAATTGGGGATGATTATTTTCCAGAGATAGTGAAAGATGTTCCATCGGGTTACCGTATGGAAGATTTGAATAAGTTTATTACTCTTTCGAATGAGAACGAGATTTATTATAAACAGGTTTTTGCATACACAAGGAAATATAAGAAAGAAAACCGAAGAGATATAGCAACCCACTTCCTTAAATTAAATTTTAAGGATGCTATGGTCGTGATTAAAGATTTTATTAATAGAAGATTAAAATAA
- a CDS encoding ATP-grasp fold amidoligase family protein: MHITTKRSTRILFAPLIKLTEWMGVHFPVTLIKIRYFFRFHKCVNLKNPRDLNEKILYLKLFTDTSRWSVCADKYRVRGYVEKCGLENYLVKLYGVWFCVDDFHLKDLPDSFILKANNGDGKGSNLVVKNKFDWKEDELRHIIKTWLGKKNIGALAAEPQYKKMTPCVIAEELLPLEKGGKSLVDYKIWCFNGKPYCIWTCSDRDNNGTEVMTYDLDWKPMPEVCVFDSRYREGKVMVKPQNLNEMLTVAECLAKPFPEVRLDLYNVNGKIYFGEITFTSLGGMMDFYTPEFLLKMGGMVDLNYSM, from the coding sequence ATGCATATTACTACTAAAAGGAGTACAAGAATTCTTTTTGCTCCATTAATTAAACTTACGGAGTGGATGGGTGTTCATTTTCCTGTTACGCTTATTAAAATTCGTTATTTTTTTCGTTTTCATAAGTGTGTTAATTTGAAAAATCCAAGGGATTTAAATGAGAAGATATTATATCTAAAATTGTTTACTGATACATCTCGATGGTCTGTTTGTGCCGATAAGTATAGAGTAAGAGGATATGTCGAGAAATGTGGATTAGAAAACTATTTGGTCAAATTATATGGTGTTTGGTTTTGTGTTGATGATTTTCATCTAAAAGATTTACCGGATTCATTTATACTTAAAGCTAATAATGGAGATGGGAAAGGTTCTAATTTGGTCGTGAAAAATAAGTTTGATTGGAAAGAAGATGAATTGAGACATATCATTAAGACTTGGCTTGGTAAAAAAAATATCGGAGCATTAGCAGCAGAACCTCAATATAAAAAAATGACACCATGTGTTATTGCAGAGGAATTATTACCGTTGGAAAAAGGTGGTAAATCTCTTGTAGATTATAAGATATGGTGTTTCAACGGTAAACCATATTGTATTTGGACGTGTAGTGATAGAGATAACAATGGGACAGAAGTTATGACATATGATTTAGACTGGAAGCCAATGCCGGAAGTCTGTGTGTTTGACTCTCGTTATCGTGAGGGTAAAGTAATGGTTAAACCTCAAAATTTAAACGAAATGCTGACAGTGGCGGAATGTCTTGCAAAACCATTTCCTGAAGTTCGATTGGATTTATATAATGTGAATGGGAAAATTTATTTTGGAGAAATAACTTTTACGTCTCTTGGAGGTATGATGGACTTTTATACACCGGAGTTTCTATTGAAAATGGGTGGGATGGTTGATTTAAATTATAGTATGTGA
- a CDS encoding glycosyltransferase family 2 protein: MLSVICPVYNEEKYIVSCIESILQQDYPRNDMEVLFVDGMSTDRTREIIETYLLKYSFLRVLDNPEKIVPCAMNKGIVESRGEVIVRIDAHTLYAKNYFSVLVKQLGQLQADNVGAVCRTNVLNKNVKTLAIREVLSNKFGVGNSVFRTGIDRIMEVDTVPFGCWRREVFDKYGYYDTRLVRNQDIELNKRIIRGGGKIYIVPDTYCTYLARETFEALAKNNYGNGKWNILTVFYTRQFDSLSVRHFVPLFFLLSLLLPLVGSLWWSSLVWLSVLSASLYLMIFGWVSFLIAFREKLNFIYLLACFITLHLSYGWGSLIGIFKLPFLK, translated from the coding sequence ATGCTTTCTGTTATTTGTCCTGTATACAACGAGGAAAAGTATATTGTTTCATGTATTGAGTCTATTTTACAACAAGATTATCCACGAAATGACATGGAAGTTTTGTTTGTGGACGGGATGAGTACGGATCGGACTCGAGAAATTATTGAAACTTACTTGCTGAAGTATTCTTTTTTGCGAGTGCTTGATAATCCTGAAAAAATAGTTCCTTGTGCTATGAATAAAGGAATTGTGGAATCTAGAGGTGAGGTTATTGTTAGGATTGATGCGCATACGTTATATGCAAAAAATTATTTTTCAGTACTTGTTAAGCAACTTGGGCAATTACAAGCAGATAATGTTGGCGCGGTTTGTAGAACTAATGTGTTGAACAAGAATGTAAAAACTCTTGCTATACGAGAAGTCTTGAGTAATAAGTTTGGGGTCGGTAATTCTGTATTTCGAACGGGAATTGACAGGATAATGGAGGTGGATACAGTGCCTTTTGGTTGTTGGCGACGGGAGGTGTTTGATAAATATGGGTATTATGATACAAGATTGGTTCGGAATCAAGATATAGAACTGAATAAACGGATTATTCGGGGAGGAGGAAAAATTTATATAGTTCCAGATACATATTGTACGTATTTGGCAAGGGAAACATTTGAAGCTCTTGCTAAAAATAATTATGGGAATGGTAAATGGAATATTTTGACAGTTTTTTATACAAGGCAATTCGACTCACTGTCTGTTCGCCATTTTGTACCATTATTTTTTTTGTTGTCGTTACTTTTGCCTCTCGTAGGTAGTTTGTGGTGGAGTTCATTGGTATGGCTTAGCGTTCTATCTGCAAGCTTATACTTGATGATATTTGGCTGGGTTAGTTTTTTGATAGCTTTTCGTGAAAAGTTGAATTTCATTTACCTTTTAGCTTGTTTTATTACGTTACATCTGTCTTATGGATGGGGATCTCTTATTGGTATTTTCAAGTTACCTTTTTTAAAATAG
- a CDS encoding sugar transferase: MVKFIFDRIMALIGLLCLWPVLLVVWGMIRVKMPDGPALFKQKRVGLNGLVFTMYKFRSMKVGHGGSSVSVAGESRITPLGAFLRKYKFDELPELWNVFVGDMSFVGPRPDVPGYADNLKGDDMLILKSRPGITGPASLKYRNEETILAGVSDPEKYNDEVIFPDKVRINLYYYRHPSFLKDLQMIICTVLGKRMRYNDELI; the protein is encoded by the coding sequence ATGGTTAAATTTATTTTTGACCGCATAATGGCCCTTATTGGTTTGTTATGTCTTTGGCCTGTGTTGCTTGTGGTGTGGGGGATGATTCGAGTGAAAATGCCTGATGGCCCAGCGTTGTTCAAGCAGAAGCGTGTGGGACTAAATGGACTAGTGTTTACGATGTACAAGTTTCGAAGTATGAAAGTGGGGCATGGTGGATCGTCTGTGTCTGTGGCTGGAGAAAGTCGGATAACACCCTTAGGTGCATTTCTTCGGAAATACAAGTTTGATGAGTTGCCTGAATTGTGGAATGTATTCGTTGGGGATATGAGTTTTGTTGGACCTCGTCCAGATGTGCCTGGATATGCTGATAATTTGAAAGGTGATGATATGCTGATATTGAAATCTCGGCCAGGAATCACGGGGCCCGCATCATTGAAATATCGTAACGAGGAAACAATTCTTGCTGGGGTTTCTGATCCGGAAAAGTATAATGATGAGGTGATATTTCCAGATAAGGTGAGGATAAATCTTTATTATTATCGTCATCCTTCTTTTCTGAAAGATCTTCAGATGATTATATGTACGGTGTTGGGGAAGAGAATGAGATATAATGATGAATTGATCTGA
- a CDS encoding DegT/DnrJ/EryC1/StrS family aminotransferase has translation MKDRIWLSLAHMGGREQEFIQEAFDTNWVVPLGPNVNAFEKALRDFLIENGEKQVVALSAGTAALHLGLILLGVGEGDEVICQSFTFSASANPIAYQRATPVFVDSEKDTWNMDPVLLEEAIKDRLEKTGRLPKVIIPVHLYGMPGKLDEILEVAKRYDIPVLEDSAEALGSEYKGQKCGTFGEFGALSFNGNKIITTSGGGALVCPSEERAKRALFYATQAREQAPHYQHEKIGYNYRMSNICAGIGRGQMFVLEDHVARRREIHDLYVKLLDGVKGVKVMCQPEGGDFDSNYWLTCITVEPGVAGFTRENVRLALDADNIESRPLWKPMHLQPVFKDAPFYGNGTSERLFEIGLCLPSGPTLTNEDIERVGQVIIRMGRKY, from the coding sequence ATGAAAGATCGAATTTGGTTGTCTCTCGCTCACATGGGTGGGCGGGAACAAGAATTTATACAGGAAGCATTTGACACCAACTGGGTAGTACCATTAGGGCCAAATGTGAATGCTTTTGAAAAAGCCCTACGAGACTTTTTAATTGAAAATGGGGAGAAACAGGTGGTGGCGTTAAGTGCGGGGACAGCTGCATTACATTTGGGGTTGATACTTTTAGGTGTTGGTGAGGGGGACGAGGTGATTTGCCAGAGTTTCACGTTTTCTGCATCGGCAAACCCGATTGCTTATCAGAGGGCAACGCCAGTATTCGTGGATAGTGAAAAGGATACTTGGAACATGGATCCGGTGTTGCTGGAAGAGGCGATCAAGGATCGTTTGGAGAAGACCGGACGATTACCGAAGGTTATTATTCCGGTACATTTGTATGGTATGCCCGGAAAGTTGGATGAGATTTTAGAAGTTGCCAAGCGTTATGATATTCCCGTGTTGGAGGATTCGGCAGAGGCGTTAGGTTCGGAGTACAAGGGGCAGAAGTGCGGGACGTTCGGAGAGTTCGGGGCGTTATCATTCAACGGGAACAAGATTATCACGACTTCCGGTGGCGGGGCGTTGGTTTGCCCGAGCGAAGAACGGGCTAAACGAGCTTTGTTTTATGCCACGCAGGCGAGGGAGCAGGCTCCACATTACCAGCACGAGAAGATCGGGTATAATTACCGGATGAGTAATATTTGTGCCGGGATCGGTCGGGGGCAAATGTTCGTGTTGGAAGATCACGTTGCCCGGCGGCGGGAAATTCACGATTTGTATGTGAAGTTGCTGGATGGGGTGAAGGGTGTGAAGGTGATGTGCCAGCCGGAAGGGGGTGATTTTGATTCGAATTACTGGTTGACGTGTATCACGGTGGAGCCGGGAGTGGCAGGTTTCACGAGAGAGAACGTGAGGTTGGCTTTGGATGCGGATAATATAGAGAGTCGGCCTTTGTGGAAACCGATGCACTTGCAACCGGTGTTCAAGGATGCCCCGTTTTACGGGAACGGGACGAGTGAACGGCTGTTCGAGATTGGGTTGTGTTTACCGTCAGGACCGACGTTGACGAACGAAGATATAGAAAGAGTAGGACAGGTTATTATTCGGATGGGAAGAAAATATTGA
- a CDS encoding polysaccharide biosynthesis/export family protein gives MRYWDKVILFLEGLIILSSCGSSKKVVYLQDADVNRRVKTEIEYKTVIHPDDLLSIVVSCDDLESALPFNTPMIGLGNQVTSSSQQIPRGYLVDKAGEIDFPVLGKLKVEGISRNELSEMLKEKLSLYLKNPIVTIQFQNFKVTVLGEVKNPGCYQVSSERVSLLDALGMAGDLQINGKRKNVLIMREQGNEKVFARVDLTSSDYINTPFFYLQQNDVVYVEPNKGRIAGGNAGTFLPYVLSSLSTLIAVISLITR, from the coding sequence ATGCGATATTGGGATAAAGTTATTTTGTTTTTAGAGGGATTGATTATATTGTCTTCTTGTGGTTCTAGTAAAAAGGTAGTTTACCTGCAAGATGCGGACGTGAACAGGCGGGTGAAAACAGAGATAGAGTACAAGACGGTGATCCACCCGGATGACCTGTTGTCGATCGTGGTGTCATGTGATGACTTGGAATCCGCCCTCCCGTTCAACACCCCGATGATCGGGCTTGGAAATCAAGTTACCTCGTCATCTCAACAGATCCCACGGGGTTACCTCGTTGACAAAGCGGGGGAGATCGATTTTCCCGTGCTTGGAAAGTTGAAAGTGGAAGGGATATCCCGTAACGAACTATCCGAGATGTTGAAGGAAAAATTATCGCTTTACTTGAAGAACCCGATCGTGACGATTCAGTTTCAAAATTTCAAGGTGACAGTACTGGGGGAAGTGAAGAACCCGGGGTGTTATCAAGTGTCCAGCGAACGCGTGTCACTTCTTGACGCGTTAGGCATGGCGGGAGACTTGCAAATCAACGGGAAGCGGAAGAACGTGTTGATCATGCGAGAGCAAGGGAACGAGAAGGTATTTGCCCGGGTGGACTTGACTTCGAGTGATTACATAAACACTCCTTTCTTTTACTTGCAGCAAAATGACGTGGTTTACGTGGAGCCGAACAAGGGACGGATTGCCGGGGGAAATGCCGGGACATTCCTTCCTTACGTGTTGTCAAGCTTGTCGACCTTGATCGCCGTGATATCATTAATTACAAGATAA